In one Elusimicrobiales bacterium genomic region, the following are encoded:
- a CDS encoding elongation factor G gives MNTYPTEKITNFAIAGAAGSGKTTLAEALLLKAGAISRQGRTQDANTVSDFDPEEIKRKASVNSSLLAFEHNGRKYNMFDTPGYMDFIGEVISVLSVSETVVLAMDAVAGPAAGFDNVLHEAQRLHLPMMCVITKLCRKQADFSAAVDALRKKAGDGAVPVFVPAGKEAGFNAVFCLLDGGAPPDSIKAEAAQWRETLITALSETDESLLNDYLEGKPVPRDKMAAALKKSVLECKVFPVLCCDAETGAGVAEILAFAEEFMPSADKSHYAAQPAPAALVFKTILEAHTGDQNYARMFSGQLKHGDAVYNRSSAKEEKIGQIFTLLGKTRIDMPELKAGDIAVLSKLKSTRTGDVLCSKAAQPDIVKLEYPDPLVSLSVKPKNKGEEEKMAAALESMMRESPTFRMHYDPETRETVVNAAGDIQLDVIFSRIKSRYGLEVETGEPRIPYKETIRGRARGQGKYKKQTGGRGQYGDVWLELEPLPRGSGFVFEEKIFGGAVPRNYIPAVEKGIREALTQGVVAGYPVVDLKVTLVDGSYHEVDSSDLAFKIAASMGFKKVFHDAHPVLLEPIVNLTVNAPQDCLGDVTGDLNKRRGRINSMEGGAITATVPLSELSKYSGALNSLTSGRGSYTFKFARYDEVSVPVQQKLVEFYTKLRESGNLRSKDE, from the coding sequence ATGAACACCTATCCCACCGAAAAAATCACGAACTTCGCCATAGCAGGGGCGGCGGGTTCGGGCAAGACCACCCTTGCCGAGGCGCTGCTTCTCAAAGCCGGCGCGATTTCCAGGCAAGGCCGGACGCAGGACGCAAACACCGTCAGCGATTTCGACCCGGAGGAAATCAAACGCAAAGCCAGTGTGAATTCGTCGCTGCTAGCCTTTGAGCATAACGGGCGCAAGTACAACATGTTTGACACGCCCGGATACATGGATTTTATCGGCGAAGTCATTTCCGTGTTAAGCGTAAGCGAAACCGTCGTCCTGGCAATGGACGCCGTTGCCGGCCCCGCCGCGGGTTTTGACAACGTTCTGCACGAGGCGCAGCGGCTGCATCTGCCCATGATGTGCGTCATTACCAAGCTGTGCAGGAAGCAGGCCGATTTTTCCGCCGCCGTTGACGCGCTGCGCAAAAAGGCCGGCGACGGCGCCGTGCCGGTGTTTGTGCCGGCCGGCAAAGAGGCGGGCTTTAATGCGGTGTTTTGCCTGCTGGACGGCGGCGCGCCGCCGGATTCCATAAAGGCGGAGGCCGCCCAGTGGCGCGAAACGCTTATAACCGCCCTTTCCGAAACCGACGAGTCGCTGCTTAACGACTATCTTGAGGGCAAGCCCGTCCCGCGAGATAAAATGGCCGCCGCGCTTAAAAAAAGCGTGCTGGAATGCAAGGTTTTCCCCGTCCTCTGCTGCGACGCCGAAACCGGGGCCGGCGTTGCCGAAATACTGGCCTTCGCGGAGGAATTCATGCCGTCGGCGGACAAGTCGCATTATGCCGCGCAGCCCGCGCCCGCGGCGCTGGTGTTCAAGACCATTCTGGAGGCGCACACCGGCGACCAGAACTACGCGCGCATGTTCTCCGGACAGTTAAAGCACGGCGACGCCGTCTACAACCGCTCCAGCGCCAAAGAGGAAAAAATAGGCCAGATATTCACCCTGCTTGGCAAGACGCGCATTGACATGCCGGAACTTAAGGCGGGAGACATAGCGGTTCTTTCAAAGCTCAAAAGCACCCGCACGGGCGACGTTCTCTGCTCCAAAGCCGCCCAGCCGGACATTGTGAAGCTGGAATATCCGGACCCGCTGGTTTCCCTCTCCGTCAAACCCAAAAACAAGGGCGAAGAGGAGAAAATGGCGGCGGCGCTGGAGTCCATGATGCGCGAATCCCCCACCTTCAGGATGCATTACGACCCCGAAACGCGGGAAACCGTTGTCAACGCCGCGGGTGACATTCAGCTGGACGTTATATTCTCGCGCATAAAGTCCCGCTACGGCCTTGAAGTGGAAACCGGCGAGCCGCGCATTCCTTATAAGGAAACCATTCGCGGCAGGGCCAGGGGCCAGGGCAAATACAAGAAGCAGACCGGCGGGCGCGGCCAGTACGGCGACGTCTGGCTGGAGCTGGAGCCTCTGCCCCGCGGCTCCGGTTTTGTCTTTGAGGAGAAGATTTTCGGCGGAGCGGTGCCGAGAAACTATATCCCCGCCGTGGAAAAAGGCATCCGCGAGGCGCTGACGCAGGGCGTCGTGGCCGGTTACCCGGTGGTGGACCTGAAGGTGACTCTGGTGGACGGCTCGTATCACGAAGTTGACTCCTCCGACCTGGCGTTCAAAATCGCGGCCTCCATGGGTTTCAAGAAGGTGTTTCATGACGCGCACCCCGTGCTGCTGGAGCCGATAGTCAACCTCACCGTCAACGCGCCGCAGGACTGCCTGGGCGACGTGACAGGCGACCTCAACAAGCGGCGGGGCCGCATCAACTCCATGGAAGGCGGCGCGATAACGGCTACCGTGCCGCTGTCGGAACTGTCCAAGTATTCCGGCGCGCTGAACTCGCTTACCAGCGGCAGGGGAAGCTATACCTTCAAGTTCGCCAGATATGACGAGGTTTCCGTACCGGTGCAGCAGAAACTGGTGGAGTTTTACACCAAGCTCAGGGAGTCCGGCAATCTGCGCTCCAAGGATGAGTAG
- a CDS encoding phospholipase D-like domain-containing protein, which yields MNESWSEYRITKTRLASGNTARLLRGGEAMFSAMLAAIEGARERALLCVYMIADDALGRKFAAALERAARRGVKVYITYDSLGSFALGAGFFSGLRAAGARVAVFRPLVLWNPVGSLYRRNHRKILAVDGNRAFVGGFNITGEFAPKRWGGRDWHETAVEFCGPAAADAEALFWESWQLCGCDVPPPAPPPAECGTTWISVASSAGIGRINHIRQSYKNAILRAKKYVYIETGYFLPGPFIYRKLITAARRGARVAVITPTRSDHPYMRWASWAIFGKLLRAGVEIYEWLPGVLHCKTAVIDGQWSSVGSFNLDYLSLHYNLEINVNIYGEEFGEQMRAMFEEDLKRCRRITLEEWKAQPLVFKAASRFLYIFRNLV from the coding sequence ATGAATGAATCCTGGTCGGAATACCGCATAACCAAGACGCGGCTTGCGTCCGGCAACACAGCCAGGCTGCTGCGCGGCGGCGAGGCGATGTTTTCCGCCATGCTAGCGGCTATAGAGGGCGCGCGGGAGCGCGCGCTGCTTTGCGTCTATATGATAGCCGACGACGCGCTTGGCCGCAAATTCGCCGCCGCGCTGGAGCGGGCCGCGCGGCGCGGAGTGAAGGTTTATATCACTTACGATTCGCTGGGCTCGTTCGCGCTTGGCGCGGGGTTTTTCTCCGGCCTGCGCGCCGCGGGCGCGCGGGTGGCGGTGTTCCGCCCGCTGGTGCTATGGAATCCGGTGGGCAGCCTCTACCGGCGCAACCACCGCAAAATCCTGGCGGTGGACGGGAACCGCGCCTTCGTCGGCGGGTTCAACATAACCGGAGAATTCGCGCCCAAACGCTGGGGCGGGCGGGACTGGCACGAAACCGCCGTGGAGTTTTGCGGCCCAGCCGCCGCCGACGCGGAGGCGCTGTTCTGGGAAAGCTGGCAGCTCTGCGGCTGCGATGTTCCGCCGCCCGCGCCGCCGCCGGCGGAATGCGGCACAACGTGGATTTCCGTGGCTTCCAGCGCCGGCATAGGGCGGATAAACCATATCCGCCAGAGCTATAAAAACGCGATACTGCGCGCGAAAAAATACGTCTACATAGAAACCGGCTATTTCCTGCCCGGGCCTTTCATTTACAGAAAGCTGATAACCGCCGCGCGGCGCGGGGCCAGGGTCGCCGTCATCACCCCCACCCGCAGCGACCATCCCTACATGCGCTGGGCGTCGTGGGCCATTTTCGGAAAACTGCTCAGGGCCGGGGTGGAGATTTACGAATGGCTGCCCGGCGTGCTGCATTGCAAAACCGCCGTGATAGACGGGCAGTGGTCGTCGGTGGGCAGCTTCAACCTGGACTATCTGAGCCTGCATTACAACCTGGAAATAAACGTAAATATCTACGGTGAGGAGTTCGGCGAGCAGATGCGCGCGATGTTTGAAGAGGATCTCAAACGCTGCCGCCGCATCACTCTGGAGGAATGGAAGGCGCAGCCGCTTGTTTTCAAGGCCGCCAGCCGCTTCCTTTACATTTTCAGGAACCTTGTTTGA
- a CDS encoding BMP family ABC transporter substrate-binding protein: MRHFLALAVLALLCGCGGGGGAGGKSVGLVFDVGGRGDKSFNDSAYEGLERAKRELGVDYTYIEPGEGADRESALRQLAAEGRGLIFGTGFLFTDDINSIAADFPDKMFACVDYALNPRKAVPRNVVALKFREEEGSFLVGAIAGLVTKTNTVGFVGGMDIPLIHKFELGYTAGVKAVNPRCRVLAAYAGVTGEAFKNPAKGKALAISQIDKRADIIFHASGTTGFGVFEAARERKIKAIGVDGDQYNEAPGYILTSMVKKVDVAVFGAVRAWLAGRLRGGVYELGLANGAVGYVYDKHNRNLIPPDVIAQVEELKRQIIGGEIQIPRVK; this comes from the coding sequence ATGAGGCATTTTTTAGCGCTGGCGGTTTTGGCGCTGCTGTGCGGCTGCGGTGGCGGCGGCGGGGCGGGCGGAAAGTCCGTGGGACTGGTTTTTGACGTGGGCGGGCGGGGAGACAAATCGTTCAACGATTCGGCCTACGAGGGGCTGGAGCGCGCCAAACGCGAGCTGGGCGTAGATTACACCTATATAGAGCCGGGCGAGGGCGCGGACCGGGAGTCCGCGCTGCGCCAGCTCGCCGCCGAGGGAAGGGGGCTCATTTTCGGCACCGGATTTTTATTTACCGACGATATAAACAGCATCGCCGCCGACTTCCCGGACAAAATGTTCGCCTGCGTGGATTATGCGCTCAACCCGCGCAAAGCCGTGCCGCGGAATGTGGTCGCGCTGAAATTCCGCGAGGAGGAAGGCAGCTTTCTTGTCGGCGCGATAGCGGGGCTGGTTACAAAAACAAACACGGTGGGTTTTGTGGGCGGGATGGATATTCCGCTTATTCACAAGTTCGAACTGGGCTATACGGCGGGCGTAAAGGCCGTGAACCCGCGCTGCCGCGTGCTGGCGGCGTATGCCGGCGTTACCGGCGAGGCGTTCAAAAACCCCGCCAAGGGCAAGGCGCTTGCGATTTCGCAGATAGACAAGAGGGCCGACATCATTTTCCACGCCTCCGGCACCACGGGGTTCGGCGTCTTTGAAGCCGCGCGGGAGCGCAAAATAAAAGCCATCGGCGTTGACGGCGACCAGTACAACGAGGCGCCGGGCTATATTCTCACCTCCATGGTCAAGAAGGTGGATGTGGCGGTTTTCGGCGCGGTCCGGGCCTGGCTGGCGGGGCGGCTGCGCGGCGGGGTTTACGAGCTGGGGCTTGCCAACGGCGCGGTGGGATATGTTTACGACAAGCATAACAGAAACCTCATCCCGCCGGATGTGATAGCGCAGGTGGAGGAGCTTAAACGGCAAATAATCGGCGGCGAAATACAGATTCCGAGGGTGAAATGA
- a CDS encoding ABC transporter ATP-binding protein — MNRLAVEMTGVIKRFGAVEACAGASLRAAAGEIHALVGENGAGKSTLMKILYGLYRPDGGIIKVDNAPVRFGGPGDAIARGIGMVHQHFMLAPNLTAAENVVLGMEPGGFFSLDDGKALRLTEEISKLYGLEIDGNAPVETLSVGEQQRLEILKVLSRGAGILILDEPTAVLTPRETASFFEILVKLKAQGKTVILITHKLREVMAVSDEVTVMRGGKTIGSSRTASTNESELARMMVGRPVVFSVKRAVKTPQELDAAPVALVLKEISAKSDRGTRALQQFSLTVRRGEIFGIAGVEGNGQTELAEVITGLRKPVSGEMSALGREIDFENCGAAFMSALGISHIPQDRHRRAVVLDYSVRDNCALGLHRQPRFNLPFSLNFGEMESFAKALIEKYGIRPADTGARMRALSGGNQQKAVVARELARGPGLLVAAQPTRGVDVGAIEFIHEKIIAARDAGCAVLLISAELGEILALSDRIGVICRGQLAGTLYAGGADEEKLGLLMAGWKFQ, encoded by the coding sequence ATGAACCGTCTTGCGGTTGAAATGACCGGCGTGATAAAACGTTTCGGCGCGGTGGAAGCCTGCGCCGGCGCGTCGCTGCGCGCGGCGGCGGGCGAAATTCACGCGCTTGTGGGCGAAAACGGGGCGGGCAAATCCACCCTGATGAAAATTCTCTACGGCCTCTACCGGCCCGACGGCGGAATTATAAAGGTGGACAACGCGCCTGTCCGTTTCGGCGGACCCGGAGACGCCATCGCGCGCGGCATAGGGATGGTGCATCAGCATTTCATGCTGGCCCCCAACCTGACCGCCGCCGAAAACGTCGTCCTGGGGATGGAGCCGGGCGGGTTTTTCTCGCTGGATGACGGCAAGGCATTGCGGCTGACTGAGGAAATTTCAAAGCTCTACGGGCTTGAGATAGACGGCAACGCGCCCGTGGAAACCCTGTCCGTGGGCGAGCAGCAGCGGCTGGAGATACTCAAGGTCCTCTCGCGCGGGGCGGGAATTCTGATACTGGACGAGCCTACCGCCGTGCTTACCCCCAGGGAAACGGCCTCTTTTTTTGAAATACTCGTCAAGCTCAAGGCGCAGGGGAAAACCGTAATTCTCATCACCCACAAATTGCGCGAGGTTATGGCAGTGTCCGACGAGGTTACGGTGATGCGCGGGGGTAAAACCATAGGCTCCTCGCGCACCGCCTCCACAAACGAAAGCGAGCTTGCCCGCATGATGGTGGGCAGGCCGGTGGTGTTTTCGGTAAAGCGCGCGGTGAAAACGCCACAGGAACTGGACGCCGCGCCCGTCGCGCTGGTTCTAAAGGAAATCTCCGCCAAATCCGACAGGGGGACCCGCGCCCTCCAGCAGTTTTCGCTGACCGTCCGGCGGGGCGAGATTTTCGGCATCGCCGGAGTGGAGGGCAACGGCCAGACCGAGCTTGCCGAGGTGATAACCGGACTGCGCAAGCCCGTCAGCGGCGAAATGTCCGCGCTGGGCAGGGAAATAGATTTTGAAAACTGCGGCGCGGCTTTCATGTCCGCGCTGGGGATTTCGCATATCCCGCAGGACAGGCACCGCCGCGCCGTGGTGCTGGATTACTCCGTGCGGGACAACTGCGCGCTGGGGCTGCACCGCCAGCCGCGTTTCAACCTGCCCTTTTCGCTTAATTTCGGCGAGATGGAAAGTTTCGCCAAAGCGCTTATTGAAAAATACGGCATTCGCCCTGCGGATACGGGAGCCAGGATGCGCGCGCTTTCCGGCGGCAACCAGCAGAAGGCCGTCGTGGCGCGGGAGCTGGCGCGCGGCCCCGGACTGCTTGTGGCCGCCCAGCCCACCCGCGGCGTGGACGTGGGCGCGATAGAATTTATCCACGAAAAAATCATCGCCGCGCGCGACGCGGGCTGCGCCGTGCTGCTTATTTCGGCGGAGTTGGGCGAGATACTGGCCCTGTCGGACCGGATAGGCGTCATCTGCCGCGGCCAGCTGGCCGGCACGTTATACGCCGGCGGCGCCGACGAGGAAAAGCTGGGCCTTCTGATGGCCGGCTGGAAATTCCAATAG
- a CDS encoding Lrp/AsnC ligand binding domain-containing protein translates to MIAFVLVKLTAGLEQKAIAQIKSIPGVKEVYFTFGGWDAMVIAETPTMDKLSSLVVREVRSAHGVQATDTLITTNF, encoded by the coding sequence ATGATAGCATTCGTGCTGGTAAAGCTGACCGCGGGGCTGGAACAGAAGGCCATAGCCCAGATAAAGAGCATCCCCGGCGTGAAGGAAGTCTACTTCACCTTCGGCGGCTGGGACGCCATGGTGATAGCCGAAACGCCCACCATGGACAAGCTCAGCTCCCTTGTGGTGCGCGAGGTCCGCAGCGCGCACGGCGTGCAGGCCACGGACACGCTTATCACCACCAATTTTTGA
- the gcvPB gene encoding aminomethyl-transferring glycine dehydrogenase subunit GcvPB has product MPITEIAAPPAEKTAQRQLSIEKSSPGRRGFRFAAAEKPAASHVPHSLLRRNAPKLPELSELDTVRHYTNLSRLNFSLDTHFYPLGSCTMKYNPKINEELSSLAGFASLHPETPDAAAQGALEALHGLEKLLCEICGMAAFSLNAAAGAHGEWAGILIARAWHVRNGGAARHKIIVPDSSHGTNPASAALGGFEVVTVKSGPDGRVDLPELEKHLGPDTALVMLTVPNTLGLFETGIRQITAAAHKAGALVYMDGANFNALIGMARPGDFGVDIMHLNMHKTFSTPHGGGGPGAGVVGVTKALEPFLPVPRVVEENGRYRARTDYPDSIGALRAFSGNTAVLLRAYCWLLQHSAQSLRAVAEDAVINANYVLAKLKDIFPPQYGGPCMHECVLTTDPETTGGVRTLDIAKRLLDYGYHAPTVYFPLIVHEALMIEPTETESRRTLDGFIAAMRAIHAEARANPELVKGAPHTMPARRPDEVAAARQPDICWLK; this is encoded by the coding sequence ATGCCAATAACTGAAATCGCCGCCCCTCCGGCGGAAAAGACCGCGCAGAGACAGTTGTCCATAGAAAAATCCTCGCCCGGCAGGCGCGGGTTCAGGTTCGCCGCGGCGGAAAAACCCGCCGCCTCGCATGTGCCGCATTCCCTGCTGCGCAGGAACGCGCCGAAACTGCCCGAACTCTCGGAGCTGGACACGGTGCGCCATTACACCAATCTGTCCCGGCTGAACTTTTCGCTGGACACGCATTTCTACCCGCTGGGCTCCTGCACGATGAAATACAACCCCAAAATCAACGAGGAGTTGTCCTCGCTTGCGGGGTTTGCGTCGCTTCATCCCGAAACGCCGGACGCCGCCGCGCAGGGCGCGCTGGAGGCTTTGCATGGCCTTGAAAAGCTGCTCTGCGAGATATGCGGGATGGCCGCGTTTTCGCTCAACGCCGCAGCGGGCGCGCACGGCGAATGGGCGGGCATACTAATCGCCCGCGCCTGGCATGTCAGAAACGGCGGCGCCGCGCGCCACAAAATAATAGTGCCGGATTCGTCGCACGGCACCAATCCGGCTTCCGCCGCGCTGGGCGGCTTTGAGGTGGTAACGGTTAAATCCGGCCCCGACGGGCGGGTTGACCTGCCGGAACTGGAAAAGCATCTGGGGCCGGATACCGCGCTCGTCATGCTGACCGTGCCCAACACCCTGGGGCTTTTTGAAACCGGGATACGGCAGATAACCGCCGCCGCGCACAAGGCCGGCGCGCTGGTCTACATGGACGGCGCGAATTTCAACGCGCTTATCGGCATGGCCAGGCCCGGGGATTTCGGGGTGGATATAATGCACCTCAACATGCACAAGACTTTCTCCACCCCGCACGGCGGCGGCGGGCCGGGGGCCGGCGTTGTGGGCGTTACAAAAGCGCTGGAGCCGTTTTTGCCCGTTCCCCGCGTGGTTGAGGAAAACGGCAGGTACCGTGCGCGGACGGATTATCCCGATTCAATCGGCGCGCTGCGCGCGTTCTCCGGCAATACGGCGGTGCTGCTGCGGGCTTACTGCTGGCTGCTGCAGCATTCCGCGCAAAGCCTGCGCGCCGTGGCCGAGGACGCGGTGATAAACGCCAATTACGTGCTGGCCAAACTCAAGGACATTTTCCCGCCGCAGTACGGCGGCCCCTGCATGCACGAATGCGTGCTGACCACCGACCCGGAAACCACCGGCGGCGTGCGCACGCTGGACATCGCCAAGCGGCTGCTGGATTACGGCTATCACGCGCCGACGGTGTATTTCCCGCTGATAGTCCACGAGGCCCTTATGATAGAGCCGACCGAGACTGAAAGCCGCCGGACGCTGGACGGTTTTATCGCCGCCATGCGCGCCATACACGCCGAGGCGCGCGCCAACCCGGAACTGGTAAAGGGCGCGCCGCACACAATGCCCGCGCGCAGGCCCGACGAGGTGGCCGCCGCCCGCCAGCCCGACATCTGCTGGCTCAAATGA
- the gcvPA gene encoding aminomethyl-transferring glycine dehydrogenase subunit GcvPA — protein MYTVHTDKDRLEMIKASGFGSLEELLAQIPRELRSAKFNLSPALTEPQLAAHMSALAGKNARLANFAGGGAYEHYIPAAVRALAGRAEFVTAYTPYQAEASQGTLQSIYEYQSAVCALFEMDASNASLYDGATALAEAVKAAMRITGRKKAALPRSLNPHYLKTLKTYFAPQPETVFAEIPCSDDGTMDPAGLAEAADGAACVVACNPNYYGCLEDMDAARAAASSAGALLVAVVNPLSLGVLRAPGSCGADIAVAEGQPLGNPLSYGGPYLGMFACKKEHVRHIPGRICGITKDADGKRAFTLTLAAREQHIRRERAASNICSNEALCALNAAIYCALLGPEGLREVAELNLENAHRAAEMISGIKGFRLKFAAPFFNEFAVECPRPAAQLRDELLKEGILAGIPLQKPYENCLLVCVTEMRTRQETAALVSALKKYANN, from the coding sequence ATGTACACCGTCCATACCGATAAAGACAGGCTGGAGATGATAAAGGCCTCCGGCTTTGGCTCGCTGGAGGAATTGCTGGCCCAGATTCCGCGCGAGCTGCGCTCCGCCAAATTCAACCTCTCCCCCGCGCTGACCGAGCCGCAGCTTGCCGCCCATATGTCGGCCCTGGCGGGCAAAAACGCCCGCCTGGCCAATTTCGCCGGAGGCGGGGCTTACGAGCATTACATCCCCGCGGCGGTGCGCGCGCTGGCCGGCCGGGCGGAGTTTGTAACCGCCTACACCCCCTATCAGGCCGAGGCCAGCCAGGGCACGCTTCAGTCCATATACGAGTATCAGAGCGCCGTCTGCGCGCTGTTTGAGATGGACGCCTCCAACGCCTCGCTCTACGACGGCGCCACCGCGCTGGCGGAGGCGGTCAAGGCCGCCATGCGCATTACCGGCAGGAAAAAGGCCGCGCTGCCGCGGTCGCTCAACCCGCATTACCTGAAAACGCTTAAAACCTATTTCGCCCCGCAGCCGGAAACCGTGTTCGCGGAAATTCCGTGCTCGGACGACGGGACCATGGACCCCGCCGGCCTGGCGGAAGCAGCCGACGGCGCGGCCTGCGTCGTGGCCTGCAACCCCAATTATTACGGCTGCCTGGAGGATATGGACGCGGCGCGCGCCGCGGCCTCCTCCGCGGGGGCGCTGCTTGTGGCTGTTGTAAATCCGCTCAGCCTCGGCGTTTTGCGCGCGCCCGGCTCCTGCGGCGCGGATATCGCCGTGGCGGAGGGGCAGCCGCTGGGCAATCCGCTTTCCTACGGCGGGCCCTACCTGGGCATGTTCGCGTGCAAAAAAGAGCATGTCCGCCACATCCCCGGCAGAATCTGCGGCATAACAAAGGATGCCGACGGGAAACGCGCCTTCACCCTCACGCTGGCCGCGCGGGAGCAGCATATCCGGCGCGAAAGGGCGGCCTCCAACATCTGCTCCAACGAGGCGTTGTGCGCGCTTAACGCCGCAATCTACTGCGCGCTGCTGGGGCCGGAAGGCCTGCGCGAAGTCGCCGAGCTGAATCTGGAAAACGCGCACCGCGCCGCCGAAATGATAAGCGGGATTAAGGGGTTCCGGCTGAAATTCGCCGCGCCGTTTTTCAACGAGTTTGCCGTGGAATGTCCCCGCCCCGCCGCGCAACTGCGGGACGAGCTGCTCAAAGAAGGCATTCTGGCGGGCATACCGCTGCAAAAGCCTTATGAAAACTGCCTGCTGGTCTGCGTCACGGAAATGCGGACGCGCCAGGAAACCGCCGCGCTGGTGAGCGCGCTTAAAAAATATGCCAATAACTGA
- the gcvH gene encoding glycine cleavage system protein GcvH, with protein MYTPEKCKYTKTHEWACIENGVAAVGITDYAQHEISDIVFVELPKPGANIRQGERCAVIESVKAASDFFAPVSGEVVEANSALAAEPALANQSPHEKGWFCKIKLSGDGGQAALMDYAAYQQFTASLKH; from the coding sequence ATGTATACCCCGGAAAAATGCAAATACACCAAGACCCACGAATGGGCCTGTATAGAAAACGGCGTCGCCGCCGTGGGAATAACCGACTACGCCCAGCATGAGATAAGCGACATCGTTTTTGTGGAGCTGCCCAAGCCCGGCGCGAATATCCGGCAGGGCGAGCGCTGCGCGGTCATAGAATCGGTCAAGGCCGCGTCGGACTTTTTCGCGCCGGTTTCCGGCGAGGTGGTAGAGGCCAACTCCGCGCTGGCGGCGGAGCCGGCGCTTGCCAACCAGTCCCCGCACGAAAAGGGCTGGTTCTGCAAAATAAAGCTCTCCGGCGACGGCGGGCAGGCCGCGCTTATGGATTACGCCGCCTATCAGCAATTCACGGCTTCGCTCAAACACTGA
- the gcvT gene encoding glycine cleavage system aminomethyltransferase GcvT yields the protein MTSQTIRRTPLYDSMLKAGGRMVDFHGWELPVQFSGILQEHRAVRSDCGIFDVSHMGQVFITGADAHALVQKLNANDIKTVPGKGVYSHVLNEHGGLVDDVIPFCLSNERFLVVVNSATTDKDFAWFKKHSAGMNASVENASDRYGMIALQGPKAPQLMAELWPDAVKLPRFWITETKIHGEGGFICRTGYTGEDGCEIIAPPSAIVKVWDELLSRGKKYGIAPCGLGSRDTLRLEAGYLLYGSDVDDDHTTLEANYGWVLKPNKGEFIGKEAVLKQKKEGIRRKLTGIVLEQGGVPRPGCAVWRGGEKIGELCSATFSPVLGRGIGVGYLVPPDLKEGEPLSVEIHSRKIPARTAKVPFYANKV from the coding sequence ATGACATCGCAAACCATCAGGCGCACCCCGCTTTATGATTCAATGCTTAAAGCCGGCGGCAGAATGGTGGATTTCCACGGCTGGGAACTGCCGGTGCAGTTTTCCGGCATTTTGCAGGAGCATCGCGCCGTCCGCAGCGACTGCGGCATTTTTGACGTTTCCCACATGGGCCAGGTTTTCATAACCGGCGCGGACGCGCATGCCCTGGTTCAGAAGCTCAACGCCAACGATATAAAGACTGTCCCCGGAAAAGGCGTCTATTCGCATGTGCTTAACGAGCATGGCGGGCTGGTTGATGATGTGATTCCCTTCTGCCTCTCAAACGAGCGTTTTCTTGTGGTGGTTAACTCCGCCACCACGGACAAGGATTTCGCGTGGTTCAAAAAACATTCCGCCGGGATGAACGCTTCGGTGGAAAACGCCAGCGACAGGTACGGGATGATAGCTTTGCAGGGCCCCAAAGCGCCGCAGCTTATGGCGGAACTGTGGCCGGACGCGGTGAAGCTGCCCCGCTTCTGGATAACGGAAACCAAAATACACGGCGAGGGCGGTTTCATCTGCCGCACCGGCTATACCGGAGAGGACGGCTGCGAAATAATCGCCCCGCCTTCCGCGATAGTCAAAGTGTGGGACGAACTGCTTTCCAGAGGCAAAAAATACGGCATTGCGCCGTGCGGCCTCGGCTCGCGCGACACTCTGCGGCTTGAGGCGGGGTATCTGCTCTACGGCTCGGATGTGGACGACGACCATACCACTCTTGAAGCCAATTACGGCTGGGTGTTAAAGCCCAATAAAGGCGAGTTCATCGGGAAAGAAGCCGTCCTGAAACAGAAAAAAGAAGGCATCCGCCGCAAGCTGACCGGCATTGTGCTGGAACAGGGCGGGGTGCCGCGCCCCGGCTGCGCCGTCTGGAGAGGCGGCGAGAAAATAGGCGAGCTGTGCAGCGCCACCTTCTCGCCCGTGCTGGGCAGAGGCATAGGGGTGGGCTACCTCGTCCCGCCGGATTTGAAGGAGGGGGAGCCGCTTTCCGTGGAAATCCACTCCCGCAAAATCCCGGCCAGAACGGCGAAAGTTCCGTTTTACGCAAATAAAGTTTAA